CCTACAGCACCGACGAATACACCCTGCTTGTCGCGTTCGGAACGCAGGTGCATGAACATTGGCTAATGGGTATCGGATTGCAGTTCTATCGCACCGATTTGTTCGAAGGACTAAAGCCAGTTCAAAGCATTGGCCTGGATTTGGGGATAATCTACCGTGCTACGGAAACGCTGCATCTGGGGCTGGTTATCGATGATCTATTGGCCCGCTATACCTGGAATTCGTCCACGCTTTACGGGCCTCAGCAAGGCAGCACTACGTCGGATCGTTTCCCAGTGCGCCTACGGCTAGGGGCCTCTTGGTTAGGGATGGCAGGTCGGCTTCGGGTGCTTGCGGAGTACGAAACAGCCTTTGCCTCAGTCGAAGTGCGGCAGCGGGCGGTTCGCCTTGTGGGGGATGTGCCGCGAGAAGGGCTGGTTTCCGAGCGCCGATGGGCGCGTAGCGGGCAACTCCGTACAGGTGCGACGTACCGGCTGACCGAAGCCTTTCAGGTGCAAGGGGGGCTTGACCGCATCGGTCGGTTGCCAGAGGCCGGGGGGTGGCAACCCGCTTTGGGCTTCGCACTGAGCTCTCAGTTGGGCAACTTGCCTTTTCAGGCTAGCTATGCCGTGCAACTTGAGCGCTACGGCCTGCCTCCGCTGCATATGCTTTCGATGCAGGTGTTTTTTTAAGCTGCTCGTCAACTGTGCTTACAACCGAGCACCCCAACTACTCTGAGGCCATCGGGGCTTGAGGCGTCAGGTAGCGCATAAAAAACTCATAGATGCGCAAGATGCGATCCATGCGCCGTTTGGGATCGCCAGAACGCGACAGCTCGTGCCCCTCGTTAGGGTAGCGGACGTATTCGACAGGGCGGCCTAGAATTTTTAGGCTTTTGTAGAGCATTTCACTTTGCGAAACTCCCGTGCGCAAATCCTGGTCACTGTGCAGAATCAGCAGCGGCGTGCGGATCTGGTGTACCCATGTAATGGGGGAGTTATGCAAGATGAGGTCGCGTACAGCAACCGTATCGCCGTGGAGCAGGGCCAGCGTTTGGGTATCCCAAGGATAGCCGCCGAAGTGCCAAGGCACCAAGCGCCAGGCATTCCCTTCGCCGAGGAAAGTTTGCAGGTCATAGACGCCCCGCTGGGCTACAGCAGCTTTGAAACGGTGATCATGCGCTACGATCCAAGCGGTTAAATAGCCTGCATAGGAGCCGCCGGTAACCACCTGGCGTTCTGGATCGATCCAGGGCAACCGGGCAGCCGCGCTGGCTGCGGCCAGTACATCCCCTGCTGGTCCCTCTCCCCAATCTTGGTAATTGGCCCGGCGAAAAGCGTAGCCATAGCCCTCGGAACCTCGCGGGTTTGAGAAAACGACCGCAAAGCCCTGGCTGGCAAAAAATTGAAACTCATGCCACATGGTGGCTTCGCCGGGTCCCCACATGGCGGCAGGTCCACCATGGATCTGCAACAGCAGTGGATAGCGTTTCCCTCGCTCAAAGAAGGCCGGTCGCATAACCCAGTACTGAATGGTTAGCGTATCTCGGCGCACGGTAAAGGCTTCGGGTCGGCTTAGCCGCTTATGGCGTAGCCAGGAGGCGTTGTGTTCAGTAAGGCGTTGCGGTCGTCTAAAGGCCAAATCGGCCGCATAGAGTTCGTAGGGGTTGGTCGCTTCGGTGAGGATGTAGTAGACGGTAGCGGCGCTCAAGTCGTATTCTCGCACGCCTTTATCAAAGTCCAATAGACGTTCAATCTTAGGCTCTAGACGTACGATTTCGTTGGCTGAAAAGCGAGCCCGCGAGACTGCGGTGGTGTCGGGCAGCCCTTGCCCAGGCTGAGGAGGATGCAAATCGAAAAACGAAATGCGGTAAAGCGGGAACCCACCGTTTGAGGGCGCCACAAAGTACAGGTAGCGCATATCGGGCGCCCATTTCAGAAGGCCTGCTGTGCGGTCAAAGTGTAGCGTAAGGAACTCTGGGGGATGGCGGCCGTCGAGCCGGAACAGGCCAATTTCGGTTTGGGCGTAACCGGAATCAGCCAGCGGTGAAGCCAGAAAGGCAACCCATTGGCCGTCGGGCGAAGGCCGAGGTGAAAAAAGGGCATAGCCGTCGATATGCAGCAGCAGATGCAGCCGTGTTGAGTCGACATCGATCAGGTAAAGATCACTCCCGCGCGCACGATCCGGGTGGCGTGTAGAGTCCAGCAGCGCTGCAGCGATAACCTGCCGGCCGTGCGGCAACCATTCTGCATCTGTAAACGAAAAGAACCCTTTCGTTAGGGCTCGAGGTTGCGCATGGGGATGCGGCGCTACGACGTACAAATGCTGGAAACGGAGCCGGGGTTCAAGGACTTGTTCTCCTTGCAGGTTAAGCCGATAAAAGACGCGCGGGTTATCCTCTGCTTCATTTTGGGCCAACCAGGCGCGCATTTCTGCTAGCGAGCCATCCGGATGTGGACGGGCTCCGGCCGTGTCGGTTGCCGCGCGCGCTGGGCGTTCCTCGGGCCAAGGCGGCGAGCCTTCTGAGCGACGCACTTCGTTTTCAGTAAGCGAGGCCGAAAAAAGTAGCAACGAGCCATCGGGGCTCCAGCGAGGCCGCGAAGCGCCATGGCGAAAGTCGGTGAGCTGATAGGCTTCCCCACCAAAGACCGAGATTAAAAAAATCTGAGATTTACCATTGATCGGTCGAACGAAGGCAATTCGGTCGCTGTCGGGGTGCCAAGCCGGCTGGCTGGCGGTTCGATCGCCATAGGTATAGGCACGTGCAGGACTGCTGCCATCGGTAGGCAGCACGTAGAGATGCGTGTGGTAGACGTAGCGAACGGAGGGTTCGGTCGCCGCTGTATCGATCTGCCGTACGATGTAGGCCACAAAGCGACCGTCTGGTGAAACGGTCAGGTCTTCAAGCTGACGAATGCGAAGCAAATCGGTAACGCGGATGGGCTCATGGCCTTCTTGCGCATAGGCTGCAAGCCCAATCAGCCATAAAGCAACCAACAGCCAACGTCTACGCATGGTGGCTTATCCCTCTTGAGTACACCTTGGAAGGGCAAAGATACGATCTATAAGTTAAAAAAGGGGCAATGGCGGCTTAGGCAAGTCCTAGCAGACGGCCGCCTTGGTAGACCAGTAGCGAGAACAGATAGGCCAGTGCAAACATGTAGCCCCACATGACCGCTGGCCACTTCCAGGTGTCCAGCTCACGTCGGGCTACCGCAAGCGTGCTCATGCATTGCAGGGCGAACACGTAGAAGACCATCAGACTGACAGCTACCAGAGGCGAAAAAGCCGGATCAGCTCGCAGGGCATCGCGCAGGATGATTTCATTTTCCCCTGCGTGGGCAACGCCATAGATTGCAGCCATCGTGCCCACGATGACTTCTCGGGCTGGGAAGGAAGAGATGATGCCGGCGGTGATTTTCCAGTCGAAGCCCAGTGGTCGCATAAGGGGCTCTAGCGTATGGCCAAGACGCCCAATAAAGCTTTGGCGAATTTGCTGTGCAGCTTCAGCATCGATAATGGGAAAAAGCTGCTTTTGGTAGGCAGCCTCCAGCGCTTCGAAAGCTTCCGCAGGAGCACCTGTGGCGCGGAGGCTATCCTGAGCCTGTAGGTACCAGGCTTCTAGGGCTTGGCGTTGGGCTAAGAGCTCAGGATCTAAAGTTGCCTTGGGGAAGCTCGCTAAAAACCAGATTACAATGCTCAGGCCAAAGATGATTTTGCCTGCACGGGTGACGAACGCTTTGGCGCGTTCGAGCATTCGGTAGAAGATTTGCTTGAGCTGAGGGGCGCGGTAGGGGGGCAGCTCCATGACAAAATAAGCACTTTCCCCTTTGAACACGAACGTTTTGAGCACCCAAGCGGCAACGAAAGCCATGCTGGTACCCAGCAGATACAGGCTAAGCAAGGCCAGTCCCTGAGCATTCAGTGGGCCAAGTACCGGTATATTGGGGATAAAGGCTGCAATGAAAAGCGTGTAGACAGGCAAGCGCGCTGAACAGCTCATGAGCGGCGTGACCATGATCGTAATGATTCGGTCACGTTCGTTATCAAGCGTGCGGGCAGCCATGATCGCTGGGACGGCACAGGCGTAGCCGCTGAGTAGCGGCAGGACCGAAGCGCCACTTAAGCCCAGCCGCCGCATAAGCCGATCCATGATAAATGCCGTACGGGCCAGGTAGCCGGTGTCTTCCATAAGGCCCAGGAAGAAGAACAAAAGCAGAATCTGAGGCAAAAAGACGAGCACGTTCCCCACACCGGTAATGGCTCCGTCGACGACCAGATCCTCTAAGAAGCCGTCGGGCAGTAGCACGCGCGCTTGCTCTCCAGTCCAGGCTACGGCGCTTTCGATGGCTTCCATAAAGGGCACAGCCCAGCTAAAGATGGCCTGGAAGATAAGCAGTAGGATGCCTAGAAAGATGAGCGGACCGGCAATGCGATGCGTGAGTACGGCATCTATGCGGTCTGAGAGTGTGCGCTCTCGGGCATCGGGCCGTTTGCGCAGCACTTCGGCCACCAGCGGGCTCAGCCAGGCGTAGCGGCCGATCATTTCGGCTTGGCGATAGGGGACTTTGCGGGCTTCAAGCGTTTGGCGGGCAGCCAGCACAGCCTTGTAGAAACGCGGCGCACGCAGGCGCCATTCGTCCAAAAGGGTATCGCTGGTAAGCGCACTCAGGGCTTCGAAAAAGCGCTGGCGTTCGGGTACATCGGGTGCTTCTTCCCCCAAGTGTTGGGCTAGCGTCTCAACGACCGAAGCCACTGCCGGCATTAGCGTCCAGCGTCGCTCAGGCGAAGGTAAAGGCACGCCGCGCAGCAGAGCTTCCTTGAGCTGATCAATGCCTTGGCCTTTGCGGGCCACCATAGGGACGATGGGGACCCCCAGGCGTTTGGCCAGCGCGTCAACATTAAGTTCTAGGCCATTTTCAGCCAAGGCGTCCATCATGTTGAGCGCGATCACAACCGGCCGCCCCAGGTCCATAATCTGCGTGACCAGGTAAAGATTGCGCTCCAGGTTCGTGGCGTCAACCACGCAAACAACCACATCAGGGGCCGGCTCACCCCGCATGCGGCCTACAAGCACGTCGTAGGCTACGCGTTCGTCGATCGAGCGTGGGTTGAGGCTGTAGGTGCCCGGCAGATCAACGATCTCAACAGCTTCGTGCCCTACTAGGCGGCCGCTTTTGCGTTCAACGGTTACGCCAGGATAATTGGCAACCTTCTGGCGCAGGCCAGTAAGCAAGTTGAAGACAGTGGTTTTGCCAACATTCGGGTTTCCAGCCAACGCAACGCGGCGTACAATAGCTGGGGCCTGGCCATCTAGGGCAGAAACAGTGGTAACGGGCTCGTGACAGCTGCCGCTCATAAGCGCTCGACCAGGATCAGCTCAGCCTCGTGTTTGCGGATGGAGAGGTGAAAGCCTCGGACTTTAAGATCAATCGGGTCGCCTAAGGGGGCTAGTCGAACCAGCTCCACAACGGTGTCGGGCAAAAGCCCCATCTCAAGAATGCGGGAGGGCAGGTGATCTGTCACATAGCCCACGACACGACCCCGCTCACCTGGCTGGAGATCTCGAAGCGTGGCCATCGTTATTGTTTAGGCGGGTACAGCAAAAAGCCGCATGGCAATTTCTCGTTGAAGAGCTAACCGGCAGGCACCAACGCCCAAAATGCACTTGTCAGTATTGAGCATCACGCATGCTCGGCAGCCTTCACGCACACCCAGTTCGCGCAGCCGCTGCGCCTGCGCATCGTCAAGGGCCAACCAGGCAATTTCTACGTATTGCCCCTGTTGAAAACACGTCAGCGGGACGGCCTCACGCACCATGACGCTGCTCCAGCCAGTCTCTTTTTAGACAAAGTCTAAATGATCATGCGTAAAGATGCAACGCTCGGATAGGGCGGAGTTTCCTTTTCAAGAATTATTGACGGCGGCTTCGACAGGTTGCAGCTTGAGGTCGCGCAGGCGCAATTGCACGCGCGTTTGGCCCTGCCAATGGTTTTCGTGAATCGAGAACGCCAGGGCCAGGGGGTATCCTTTTCGGCGGCTGCGGGTCACAAGGGGTAGGAGTTTGCCTAGTCCGAAGCCGACCACTTCAAAGGGGGGATCCTCCGGATAGGCCCGCTGGCGTACGTAGAACTTTAGGTGTTTGTTTTCAGAACCGACCAGCTGGGGCTCGCCGACCACTTCTAGATCGCGCGCCATAAAAAGTGGCTCTTCGTTTTCTGGGCCGTAGGGTTCAAATTGCCGCAGAATGCGGTAGAAACGCTCGTCGAGCGCGTGCAGGTCGACCAAGGCATCGATTTCCAGTCGGGGGGTGAGTAGGTCTGGCGTTAGGCGTGCCCCAACAGCTTCGTTGAAGCGTTCGCGAAAGGTTTCTAGGTTTGCTTCTTCCAGGGCCAGTCCGGCAGCATAGGTGTGGCCTCCGAATTGGAGCAGCAGGTCTGCGCAATCGTGCAGTGCTTCGTAGATGTTGATGCCGGCTATAGAGCGTGCTGAGCCCTTTAGAATGGAATCAACAGCGCAGAGCAAAATGGTGGGACGGTAGAAGTGTTCGACAATGCGGCTGGCTACAATACCGATAACGCCCAAGTGCCACTCGGGCCGATAGAGCACCAGGGCGTGGCGATTTTCACATGCCGTAATTTGGCGTTCGGCCTGTGCAATCGCTTCACTGAGCGTCTGGCGGTCGAGTTGTTGCCGTTCGCGGTTAGCGGCATCCAGCTCAGTAGCTAAGGCTTCGGCCACTGCTTCATCGGTGCTTAGCAACAGGGCCACAGCCCGGTTGGCATCGCCCAGACGTCCAGCCGCATTAATGCGCGGGGCCAAGCCAAAGACCAGGCCATGCATGGTGAGCGTTTCTAGGGGCCAGCGAGCCTTTTGGGCCAAGTATTTTAGGCCTGGGCGTGTGCTTTGGCGCAGGTGGCGTAGCCCTTCCGCCATGAGGATGCGGTTTTCGCCGGTTAGCGGCACGATATCGGCTGCTGTCGAGAGGGCTACCAGATCGAGGTAGGCAAAGGCGGCTGCCTGAGATTGCCCCAGCACATGGAGTGTGGCCTGTACAAGTTTGAAGGCTACCGCACAGCCAGAAAGTTCAGGGAACGGATATGGGCAGTCGGGGCGTTTGGGGTCGAGTACAGCAACAGCTTCGGGCAGCTTGGCCCCAGCCGTATGGTGGTCGCAGATAATGAGATCGACGCCTTGGGCGCGTGCATAGGCTGCCTCTTGGGCAGCGGTGATCCCGCAGTCCAATGCGATAAGGAGGCGGGTGCCTGCTTCCAAGGCTTCTTCAAGAGCTTTCTGGGTTAGGCCGTAGCCGTGCCTGAAGCGGTTGGGAACGAAGTAGCGGACAGGTACGCAGTGCTCTTGCAGAAATGCTGTCATCAGTGCGGTGGCTGTGGTGCCGTCTACGTCGTAATCGCCGTAGACGAGCACAGGCTCCCGGTCCGTAATAGCACGGGCCAGCCGATGAGCCGCAGCTTCCATATCGGCCAT
This Rhodothermus bifroesti DNA region includes the following protein-coding sequences:
- a CDS encoding FeoA family protein, which encodes MATLRDLQPGERGRVVGYVTDHLPSRILEMGLLPDTVVELVRLAPLGDPIDLKVRGFHLSIRKHEAELILVERL
- a CDS encoding FeoA family protein; translated protein: MVREAVPLTCFQQGQYVEIAWLALDDAQAQRLRELGVREGCRACVMLNTDKCILGVGACRLALQREIAMRLFAVPA
- a CDS encoding S9 family peptidase — its product is MRRRWLLVALWLIGLAAYAQEGHEPIRVTDLLRIRQLEDLTVSPDGRFVAYIVRQIDTAATEPSVRYVYHTHLYVLPTDGSSPARAYTYGDRTASQPAWHPDSDRIAFVRPINGKSQIFLISVFGGEAYQLTDFRHGASRPRWSPDGSLLLFSASLTENEVRRSEGSPPWPEERPARAATDTAGARPHPDGSLAEMRAWLAQNEAEDNPRVFYRLNLQGEQVLEPRLRFQHLYVVAPHPHAQPRALTKGFFSFTDAEWLPHGRQVIAAALLDSTRHPDRARGSDLYLIDVDSTRLHLLLHIDGYALFSPRPSPDGQWVAFLASPLADSGYAQTEIGLFRLDGRHPPEFLTLHFDRTAGLLKWAPDMRYLYFVAPSNGGFPLYRISFFDLHPPQPGQGLPDTTAVSRARFSANEIVRLEPKIERLLDFDKGVREYDLSAATVYYILTEATNPYELYAADLAFRRPQRLTEHNASWLRHKRLSRPEAFTVRRDTLTIQYWVMRPAFFERGKRYPLLLQIHGGPAAMWGPGEATMWHEFQFFASQGFAVVFSNPRGSEGYGYAFRRANYQDWGEGPAGDVLAAASAAARLPWIDPERQVVTGGSYAGYLTAWIVAHDHRFKAAVAQRGVYDLQTFLGEGNAWRLVPWHFGGYPWDTQTLALLHGDTVAVRDLILHNSPITWVHQIRTPLLILHSDQDLRTGVSQSEMLYKSLKILGRPVEYVRYPNEGHELSRSGDPKRRMDRILRIYEFFMRYLTPQAPMASE
- the recJ gene encoding single-stranded-DNA-specific exonuclease RecJ, whose protein sequence is MRMHKYRWVRKASPSPELVTALSAALNQLPEPLTRALVARGITSFEAARSFFRPRLEALHDPFLMADMEAAAHRLARAITDREPVLVYGDYDVDGTTATALMTAFLQEHCVPVRYFVPNRFRHGYGLTQKALEEALEAGTRLLIALDCGITAAQEAAYARAQGVDLIICDHHTAGAKLPEAVAVLDPKRPDCPYPFPELSGCAVAFKLVQATLHVLGQSQAAAFAYLDLVALSTAADIVPLTGENRILMAEGLRHLRQSTRPGLKYLAQKARWPLETLTMHGLVFGLAPRINAAGRLGDANRAVALLLSTDEAVAEALATELDAANRERQQLDRQTLSEAIAQAERQITACENRHALVLYRPEWHLGVIGIVASRIVEHFYRPTILLCAVDSILKGSARSIAGINIYEALHDCADLLLQFGGHTYAAGLALEEANLETFRERFNEAVGARLTPDLLTPRLEIDALVDLHALDERFYRILRQFEPYGPENEEPLFMARDLEVVGEPQLVGSENKHLKFYVRQRAYPEDPPFEVVGFGLGKLLPLVTRSRRKGYPLALAFSIHENHWQGQTRVQLRLRDLKLQPVEAAVNNS
- the feoB gene encoding ferrous iron transport protein B; the encoded protein is MSGSCHEPVTTVSALDGQAPAIVRRVALAGNPNVGKTTVFNLLTGLRQKVANYPGVTVERKSGRLVGHEAVEIVDLPGTYSLNPRSIDERVAYDVLVGRMRGEPAPDVVVCVVDATNLERNLYLVTQIMDLGRPVVIALNMMDALAENGLELNVDALAKRLGVPIVPMVARKGQGIDQLKEALLRGVPLPSPERRWTLMPAVASVVETLAQHLGEEAPDVPERQRFFEALSALTSDTLLDEWRLRAPRFYKAVLAARQTLEARKVPYRQAEMIGRYAWLSPLVAEVLRKRPDARERTLSDRIDAVLTHRIAGPLIFLGILLLIFQAIFSWAVPFMEAIESAVAWTGEQARVLLPDGFLEDLVVDGAITGVGNVLVFLPQILLLFFFLGLMEDTGYLARTAFIMDRLMRRLGLSGASVLPLLSGYACAVPAIMAARTLDNERDRIITIMVTPLMSCSARLPVYTLFIAAFIPNIPVLGPLNAQGLALLSLYLLGTSMAFVAAWVLKTFVFKGESAYFVMELPPYRAPQLKQIFYRMLERAKAFVTRAGKIIFGLSIVIWFLASFPKATLDPELLAQRQALEAWYLQAQDSLRATGAPAEAFEALEAAYQKQLFPIIDAEAAQQIRQSFIGRLGHTLEPLMRPLGFDWKITAGIISSFPAREVIVGTMAAIYGVAHAGENEIILRDALRADPAFSPLVAVSLMVFYVFALQCMSTLAVARRELDTWKWPAVMWGYMFALAYLFSLLVYQGGRLLGLA